Proteins from one SAR324 cluster bacterium genomic window:
- a CDS encoding ABC transporter ATP-binding protein produces the protein MALLETRGLSKSFGGLKAVSGVDLKVQPGTVHGLIGPNGSGKSTFFNLVTGVYQPDPGSYIEFDGNDITNLQAHGIAALGMARTFQLLRLFSEMTVLENVMVGNHCKTSYGIVESLLGTSRVRHADQKMKEEMLDLLEFIGLANFADIPAGELSGGQRRLLALGRAIAMKPELLLLDEPGAGLSPVNVDKLMETILALKERYKLTVVVVEHILKVVMSTCETISVLDHGQKIAEGPPEMIKNDHAVIEAYLGRELPDEEIRNVIRGQ, from the coding sequence TTGGCACTTCTTGAAACTAGAGGACTTAGTAAGAGCTTTGGTGGGCTAAAAGCAGTCTCAGGAGTTGATCTAAAAGTTCAGCCGGGGACAGTCCATGGTTTGATAGGCCCCAACGGCTCTGGTAAATCGACTTTCTTCAACTTAGTAACAGGGGTCTATCAACCAGATCCGGGCAGTTACATTGAGTTCGATGGTAATGACATTACCAATCTACAAGCTCATGGCATCGCTGCACTGGGTATGGCGAGAACCTTTCAGCTACTGAGATTGTTTTCAGAGATGACCGTACTTGAAAATGTGATGGTCGGAAATCATTGCAAAACTAGCTATGGAATTGTTGAATCCTTACTCGGCACCTCTCGGGTTCGACATGCAGACCAGAAAATGAAAGAAGAGATGTTGGATCTCCTCGAATTTATTGGGCTCGCGAATTTTGCCGATATTCCAGCAGGAGAGCTTTCAGGTGGACAGCGAAGACTTTTGGCGTTGGGAAGAGCAATTGCGATGAAGCCGGAGCTGCTCCTGCTCGATGAACCAGGTGCAGGATTGTCCCCCGTGAATGTTGATAAATTGATGGAGACGATTCTCGCATTGAAAGAGCGCTACAAGTTGACGGTAGTAGTAGTAGAGCACATTTTGAAGGTGGTCATGAGTACCTGTGAAACCATCTCCGTTTTGGATCATGGTCAGAAGATTGCGGAAGGACCTCCAGAGATGATCAAGAATGATCATGCTGTTATTGAGGCCTATTTAGGTCGGGAATTGCCTGATGAGGAGATCCGTAACGTTATCCGAGGTCAATGA